TGCTTGCAGCAATGGTAGCAGAGGGAGTCGTAAAGTTGGAAAATTCAATTGCTCTTTATTTACCCGATTCTGTAGTTTCTGCAAATTCCATTTTGAAAAATATTACCTTAGAACAGCTTGCTACCCATACTTCGGGTTTCCCTAAAATGCCTCGCAATCTTCCCTTCAAAATGAAGAATAAAGAAGATCCTCTTGCTGACTACCAACTTAGAGATGCATATCAATTTTTGATGGATTTCACCCCTGCTATAGATAGAAAACACATACAGGCTCTTAGAAAAAATGAAAAAGTGTTTTTGTATTCTCATTTTGGGATAGGTTTACTCGGACATTTGTTGGAAACGGCTGGCAGAAAATCTTATACCAAGTTACTTCAACAATATGTTTTGAAGCCATTGAACTTGAAGGATACAAAGTTGGTGGAAAATCTTCTGCCAAATGAAGGGGCACAAGGGCATGATTTTTCGGGGAATGTTGAACTTCCATTGAAGTATGCCTCCTTGTATGCCAGTGAAGGACTATATAGTTGTCTTCGTGATTTACTTCAATACACAAAAGCGTGTATGAGTCAAGATGTTGGTTATTCTTTTTTAAAAGAATGTTTTGAGATAAAGAATGATACAGATTTGAAAAAAAATCACGTAGGTTTAGGATGGTTCATTATTGAAAGAGGAAATCAAAAAAAATATCCCTTCATTTATACGCATAGCGGCAAAACAGGAGGATTCAGTACCTATGTAGCCTTTATTGAAAAAACGCAAACGGCAGTAGTTGTGTTGTCTAACTACAATAGGAGAGTAGATGATATTGGCATTGCCATATTAGAGTTGATTAACCGATGATGATTTGGTATTTATTCTTTTGAAATCTCTCTAATGTCTTGCATGATTCTATTGGCCATTGATTCTGCGGTGGTCTTCAAATTACTTTCTGAATAAATACGAATAATGGGTTCCGTATTGGATTTTCGAAGATGTACCCAGTCCCCTCCATCAAAAATTAACTTCAATCCGTCAATGGTGCTTTGTGGATAATTTTTATACTTCTTAGCAATACGTTCCAAAACTACATCTACATTAATATCAGGGGTTAATTGGATTTTATTTTTAGAAATATGATAAGTAGGATAAGAAGATCGAAGCATGGAGCAAGATTCTCCAAATTTGGCTAAGTAGCTCAAAAATAAAGCAATACCTATTAAGGCATCTCGTCCATAGTGTAAATCTGGAACAATGATTCCGCCATTTCCTTCACCTCCAATAACTGCGTCAACAGCCTTCATTTGAGCCACTACATTCACTTCTCCCACTGCTGCTGCATAATACTTTTGGCCAGCTTTTTCGGTAATTTCCTTCAATGCTTTTGTAGAAGACAAGTTAGAAACCGTGCTACCTTTTCGATGCTTCAAAACATAGTCTGCCACAGCTACTAAAGTATATTCTTCTCCAAACATTTCACCATCTTCACATACCAAAGCCAATCTATCTACATCAGGATCTACAACAATACCTAAATCTGCATTTTGGCGTTTGACTTCGTTCGAAATAGCGGATAAATGTTCTGGTAAAGGTTCTGGGTTGTGTGGAAAACGGCCTGTTGGTTCACAGTACAATTCAAAAACATCCTCTACTCCCAAAGCCTTCAATAAAGTAGGAACTGCAAAACCACCTACAGAATTAACCGCATCTACCACAATCTTGAAGGAACGAGATGAAATTGCGGCTACATCTACTAATTCGTGTTGAAGAATTTGCGCAATGTGGTAAGAAAGATAGTCTTCTTTAAAGGTGTAACTACCAACTTCATCTACATCTACAAATTGAAAAGTGCCAGATTCGGCAATTTGTAGCACTTGTTCACCTGCTTCTTTGCTCAAAAATTCGCCTTTTTCATTCAGTAATTTCAGCGCATTCCATTCCTTCGGATTATGGCTTGCTGAAAGAATGATTCCTCCAATTGCATTTTCGGCAGTTACTGCCATTTCTACAGTTGGTGTAGTAGCTAGTCCTATGTCTATTACATGAATACCCACTGATTGAAGTGCGCCAACAACAATATTATTGACCATTTGACCTGAAATGCGAGCATCTCGACCTATTACAACTGCTTTTTTCATTTCAGTATGACCGAGAGATTGCAGTAGATGAGTACCATATGCTGCTGTGAATTTGACAAGGTCTATTGGAGTTAAATCATTTCCTACCGAATTGCCGATAGTACCTCTGATACCCGAAATTGATTTGATAAGTGCCAAAAATGTATAGTTTTTTTATTAATTTATTTTAAATAGAAAAAGAACGTAAAAATACTAAAATTAGCCAATAATCATCCAAAAATGATGCGGAAAATTTTCTAGTCATTTTTAGTTTACACTATGAGAATTGCTTTTTGCAGATTTCAGATATTTCCTGTAAAAAAAATCAATTGGTTTCACCTTTTTTATATGTAAAAAGATAGATGGATTCTATTAACTGATAATTTTTCTACTAAAAAGTTTTTTTTTTTCAATATAATCACAAGACATTAACTAAAGTTTCTGCGTTTATCAAGAATTATAATATTGTTGCAAGTAATTGACTTTATTATTATCTTTACTAATGTTATTTTTAATCCTACCCATCCAGAGTTCTTTTTTAAAGGTTTACACTTTCAGGTTTATTTAATTTATTATAATTGGTTTTCTTTGAATTTCTTTCCATTTTAGCGAAAACAAAATGGTTATAGGGTAATCGAATGTTAAATTAAGCTTTATTTATCACATAAAATTTTTAAAAATAGGGTATTTTATGAAAAAAATTATTGTTTACAAATTGATGTTAATTACATTCTTGTTCTTTACTGTACAGCATCTGTTTTCTCAAAATTCGGGTGGGGTTAAGGGAACGGTAGTGAATACGCAGGGTGAAACTTTGCCGGGAACGAATGTGGTGCTAAAAGGAGATTTTCCGCGTGGAACAATTACCGATGAAAATGGCAATTATGAAATATCAAATTTGCCACCAGGGGTTTATGAAGTAGAAATTAGTTTTACTTTTATTGGGTATAAACCCTCTACCAAAAGATTTACAGTTCGTTCTGGACAAGTGACTACTTTGAATGTGATACTAGAAGAACAAGCTCTTCAGATGTCACAAGTGGTAGTGACTGGTACTTTCGATGAACGTACCAAATTGGAGTCGAGTGTGGGTATCACTACCCTCAATCCCAAAGGCATTGAAGAAAGAAATGCTCGAAGTGCAGGTGACTTACTTCAAGCTGTTCCAGGCACTTATGTCGATAATTCGGGCGGAGAAGTTGGAGCAAAAATATATGCTCGTGGACTCGCTTCTGGTTCACGCTCACAGCCAGGCTATCGGTATCTTTCTCTTCAAGAAGATGGGCTACCCGTCACAAGTGGTCAATTGTTTTATGGTTTTGTTGATATGTACCACAGATTGGATGCTACCGTAGGCCGCATGGAAGCAATTCGTGGAGGAAGTGCCTCTATTACTGCTGCAAATGCCCCAGGTGGTATCGTCAATTTTATTTCCAAAGAAGGAGGAAACGAATTTGAAGGTATGGTAAAACTGCAAACTGCTGTTCAAGGTAGTGGGAACATACTTGCAAGAGGTGACTTCAATTTGGGCGGACCGATGGGCGATAGTGGCTGGACATACAATTTAGGAGGCTTTTACAGATGGGACGAAGGCCCTCGGAACGTACCCTATGATGCCAATATTGGAGGACAAGTAAAGTTCAACCTCAAAAAAACACATGATAAAGGTTCTATCAAATTGTATGGAAAACTGTTGAATGACCGAGTGACTTTCTATCAAAGTGTGCCGATTGTAGATTTAGCAAACAATACGCCACAATCAGGATGGAATATTACCGAAGATACCTATTTCTACAATGTTCAAAGTGACGATATCATTGATGGACGAAATGTGAAAGAAAATCCAAATGCTAAAACCGATTTTCATATTGACAATGGAATGCACGCACAAAGTTTTGCGGTAGGCTTAGATGTACGTCAAGATTTAGGGAGTGGATGGACATTGAAAAACAATATTAAATATTCTTCTTTTCAAGAAAATGATGATCGCTTTGAACTACAAGCAATGTTTCCGAAAGTAAACGGCCCCGGCGAATTTTACGGACAGCCAGGGTTTACCAACTTTACTTATACGGACATTAAAACTGGAGAAGTTTTATACAACGCACCAGAAGGTATTGATAACCTTCCTACCAATTTTCTTTCTGGTTTAGGTGTTTTTCGTTTTGAAGGAGACTTTAAAGATATTGTGGATCAACTATCTCTGTCCAAAAAAGTAGGAAATCATGATTTAACAGTAGGTGGATATTTCAGTAATTTTGACCAAACAAGTTTTTATACTGCACACATAGGCTTGGGTACAAATGAGCCACAGCCACGATTGTTGATGGCAACTCATCCGAATCCTGTGAAAGCATTTCCTTTTTTGACTACAGAACCCAATTTTGTATTTAGTGATGAGAACGGTTTACTTGCTCATGGTGCAGGTGCTTACGTAAACTATGAATCTACTTCTACCAATATTTCTTTCTTTGCAAATGATACTTGGCAGGTCAATGAGAAATTGAATTTAGATTTTGGAATACGATATGAATCCATTACACACAAGGGACGAAAAGAAGATTATGACCGACCATCAGATGAAATCAACCCTGCAACAGGTGCTGGATTACAGTTGTTTATCAACCCACAAACGGGTACACCTATATTAAACCCCGCTACTGGCAGACCTCTTGCTTTTCCATTAGGACAAGACGGTGACTATACGACTTGGTATGATTTGGCAACTCGTCGTAGTACAGATGTATGGAGAGATTTTGAACACAACTACAGTTATCTTTCTGCTTCATTGGGTGGAAACGTGAAAATAAATGATAATAGTGCAGTGTATGGTCGCTTCACTTTAGGTAATAAAGCACCAGAGTTGGCTTTTTACCAGAACAATTTCTTAAATTCTGAAATTGGAAAAGGAGAGATAGAAGAAATCACCCAAGCGGAATTGGGATATAAATTGAATGTATCAAAAGCCTCTTTGTTCCTAACAGGTTTTTATAGTCAAATGAAAAATGTACCATTCCAACAATTCGCTATTGGTCAAAACAGTACGACAGTTAGGAGTCCTAATACCTTCAATAATATTCGTACCATTGGAACAGAGATAGAAGCTGTAATTACTATAGCTAAAAATCTTGATTTACGGATGATTGGAACTCTTCAAAATCCAACATTTACGGATTTCAGCTACTACAACCTCAATGCCACAGCGCACCCTGTTTTCATTGGCGAAACCTACCCAGAGTCACCCATTTATTTAGATCCCAATGGAGTACCCGTTCCAGCAGGTACACCAAGTGATGATTTTATTGAAGATTTTTCGGGTAATGATGTGTCTGATGTTCCTAAAGTGATGTTGGATATTACACCATCATATCAAATTAAGAACGTCAAGATTTATGCAAATTATCGTTACACGGGTAAACGTTGGGGAAATCGTCGAAATACAGTTGAGCTGGATGGTTTTGGATTGTTGAGTGCAGGAATTTCTGCTCGCCTGACAGAAAATATCAATCTTCATGTAAGTGGTACTAATTTAGCTGGAACTGAAGCATTGTTATTATTTGTCGGTGCAGGCTCTTTCACTTTGAGTGCTGAAGATGTTACACCTGAATCGATTAAAGAATTTGCTGATCAAGGCCGCCCTATGTTGTTTCGTGCAGTAATGCCGAGGATTGTAACAGGCGCATTGACTTTTACGTTTTAATAGGTAAAGCCTAAACTTAGTAACGCTACTCCAAAATCAAACGATAGTTATAGGTTTTACAATACTTAGAGTAGTTTGAGAAATACTGCACAATCAATTAATCCTTATGGTTTGTAAATCAGACTGTAAGGATTTTTTATTGTAATAATATATTTACCAATACGCCATTAATATAAATTTTTGTATATGATAATAGTTTACTCATTACTTGTTGAATATTTTCATTTAAAATTAGTAGTATGGTAGAATGTAGAATTATTGTATCAATAAAATATGATTTATTGTTCAAGCAAGGCATGGTATTTGTGAAACACTTATTTTGTTTTTATCTTTAGTAATTTAATATTTAAATTATATTCACCCAATAGATTATATTATATGGCAACCATCACTAAAAGAACTATTTACAAAATAGCATTTTTTTCTTTTTTACTATTTTTTGTTACCTCTAAGTTGTTTCCCCAAAATTCAGGTTCAGTAAAAGGAACTGTTACCAATACCCAAGGAGAATCATTACCAGGAACTAACGTTGTCATTAAAGGAGATTTTCCAAGAGGAACCATTACCAATGAAAATGGGGATTATGAGATTTCAAATTTAGTATCGGGTTCTTACGAAGTAGAAATTAATTTTTCGTTTATTGGTTACAAACCTACAACCAAAAGGTTTGTTATTCGTGAAGGTCAAGTAACTATATTAAAC
The Chitinophagales bacterium genome window above contains:
- a CDS encoding TonB-dependent receptor gives rise to the protein MKKIIVYKLMLITFLFFTVQHLFSQNSGGVKGTVVNTQGETLPGTNVVLKGDFPRGTITDENGNYEISNLPPGVYEVEISFTFIGYKPSTKRFTVRSGQVTTLNVILEEQALQMSQVVVTGTFDERTKLESSVGITTLNPKGIEERNARSAGDLLQAVPGTYVDNSGGEVGAKIYARGLASGSRSQPGYRYLSLQEDGLPVTSGQLFYGFVDMYHRLDATVGRMEAIRGGSASITAANAPGGIVNFISKEGGNEFEGMVKLQTAVQGSGNILARGDFNLGGPMGDSGWTYNLGGFYRWDEGPRNVPYDANIGGQVKFNLKKTHDKGSIKLYGKLLNDRVTFYQSVPIVDLANNTPQSGWNITEDTYFYNVQSDDIIDGRNVKENPNAKTDFHIDNGMHAQSFAVGLDVRQDLGSGWTLKNNIKYSSFQENDDRFELQAMFPKVNGPGEFYGQPGFTNFTYTDIKTGEVLYNAPEGIDNLPTNFLSGLGVFRFEGDFKDIVDQLSLSKKVGNHDLTVGGYFSNFDQTSFYTAHIGLGTNEPQPRLLMATHPNPVKAFPFLTTEPNFVFSDENGLLAHGAGAYVNYESTSTNISFFANDTWQVNEKLNLDFGIRYESITHKGRKEDYDRPSDEINPATGAGLQLFINPQTGTPILNPATGRPLAFPLGQDGDYTTWYDLATRRSTDVWRDFEHNYSYLSASLGGNVKINDNSAVYGRFTLGNKAPELAFYQNNFLNSEIGKGEIEEITQAELGYKLNVSKASLFLTGFYSQMKNVPFQQFAIGQNSTTVRSPNTFNNIRTIGTEIEAVITIAKNLDLRMIGTLQNPTFTDFSYYNLNATAHPVFIGETYPESPIYLDPNGVPVPAGTPSDDFIEDFSGNDVSDVPKVMLDITPSYQIKNVKIYANYRYTGKRWGNRRNTVELDGFGLLSAGISARLTENINLHVSGTNLAGTEALLLFVGAGSFTLSAEDVTPESIKEFADQGRPMLFRAVMPRIVTGALTFTF
- a CDS encoding serine hydrolase domain-containing protein, with product MVKRPIFIAILCFFTAISGQAQPSQALKGLVKQIVDAYSEEENMQQLQVGIVEGGYTYYYQFEGADKIEKTKTDSTLLFGIGSVTKTFTAALLAAMVAEGVVKLENSIALYLPDSVVSANSILKNITLEQLATHTSGFPKMPRNLPFKMKNKEDPLADYQLRDAYQFLMDFTPAIDRKHIQALRKNEKVFLYSHFGIGLLGHLLETAGRKSYTKLLQQYVLKPLNLKDTKLVENLLPNEGAQGHDFSGNVELPLKYASLYASEGLYSCLRDLLQYTKACMSQDVGYSFLKECFEIKNDTDLKKNHVGLGWFIIERGNQKKYPFIYTHSGKTGGFSTYVAFIEKTQTAVVVLSNYNRRVDDIGIAILELINR
- the glmM gene encoding phosphoglucosamine mutase, with translation MALIKSISGIRGTIGNSVGNDLTPIDLVKFTAAYGTHLLQSLGHTEMKKAVVIGRDARISGQMVNNIVVGALQSVGIHVIDIGLATTPTVEMAVTAENAIGGIILSASHNPKEWNALKLLNEKGEFLSKEAGEQVLQIAESGTFQFVDVDEVGSYTFKEDYLSYHIAQILQHELVDVAAISSRSFKIVVDAVNSVGGFAVPTLLKALGVEDVFELYCEPTGRFPHNPEPLPEHLSAISNEVKRQNADLGIVVDPDVDRLALVCEDGEMFGEEYTLVAVADYVLKHRKGSTVSNLSSTKALKEITEKAGQKYYAAAVGEVNVVAQMKAVDAVIGGEGNGGIIVPDLHYGRDALIGIALFLSYLAKFGESCSMLRSSYPTYHISKNKIQLTPDINVDVVLERIAKKYKNYPQSTIDGLKLIFDGGDWVHLRKSNTEPIIRIYSESNLKTTAESMANRIMQDIREISKE